DNA from Azospirillum sp. TSH100:
TGCTCGCCTACACCATTCCCGACGAGGCGGCGGGGCAGCGGCTGGACAAGGCGTTGGCGGCGGGCCTGCCGGACCTGTCGCGGTCGCGCGTGCAGGCCCTGCTCGACCAGGGCTGCGTGCGCGGCGACGGCCGGACGATAACGGACCCGTCCCTGAGGGTCAAACCCGGCCAGACCTTCGAGGTCCAGGTTCCGGGGGCGGAGGCCGCCGAGCCGGTGGCGCAGGACATCCCGCTGGAGGTGGTCTACGAGGATGCCGACGTGCTGGTGATCGACAAGCCGGCCGGGCTGGTGGTGCATCCCGCCGCCGGCAACCCGGACGGCACGCTGGTCAACGCCCTGCTCGCCCATTGCGGCGACAGCCTGTCCGGCATCGGCGGGGTGCGGCGGCCCGGCATCGTCCACCGGCTGGACAAGGACACCAGCGGCCTGATGGTGGTCGCCAAGAACGACCGCGCCCACCATGGCCTGTCGGACCAGTTCGCCGACCGCACGCTCAGCCGCACCTATCTGGCGCTGGTCTGGGGGGTGCCCAATCCGACGCAGGGCCGGATCGAGGGCAACATCGGCCGCAGCAGCGCCGACCGCAA
Protein-coding regions in this window:
- a CDS encoding RluA family pseudouridine synthase, which gives rise to MPDDQLPDDLPDDFLDADDDAGSPAGTPAQLLAYTIPDEAAGQRLDKALAAGLPDLSRSRVQALLDQGCVRGDGRTITDPSLRVKPGQTFEVQVPGAEAAEPVAQDIPLEVVYEDADVLVIDKPAGLVVHPAAGNPDGTLVNALLAHCGDSLSGIGGVRRPGIVHRLDKDTSGLMVVAKNDRAHHGLSDQFADRTLSRTYLALVWGVPNPTQGRIEGNIGRSSADRKKMAVVTGGGKPAATKYRVVKSFGMAASLVECVLETGRTHQIRVHLTHVGHPLVGDPLYGRGRSGRPGGKFASLLPEPARSNLVGFPRQALHAAALTFRHPVSGEIVAFRSSIPADIHELIVTLESV